A single region of the Brassica rapa cultivar Chiifu-401-42 chromosome A03, CAAS_Brap_v3.01, whole genome shotgun sequence genome encodes:
- the LOC103861115 gene encoding uncharacterized protein LOC103861115, with product MEIRNGNKDKSESSSLSSKKAMQESKIEDPCEICGSVGIAGLMMICFKCRHTREHTYCARVVLSPVRDIWLCEACRLPSRVLFISHEDLMDSETAVADPKNTSNSRVDDRGTAKLRANDMEEVVDTHEASTRVMHLPSQPHTRPLAKETLSSQNKEQHQPTQSFPKKRRTIRVMGKHLSQSHDGTQISPLDQSLTGVRASPKYRSKD from the exons ATGGAAATAAGAAACGGAAACAAAGATAAATCCGAAAGCTCGTCTCTTTCCTCAAAGAAAGCAATGCAAGAATCGAAA ATT GAGGACCCTTGTGAGATATGTGGAAGTGTGGGCATTGCTGGTTTGATGATGATATGTTTCAAGTGCAGACATACACGCGAGCATAC TTATTGCGCAAGGGTGGTACTATCACCTGTCCGTGACATTTGGCTATGTGAAGCGTGCCGGTTACCATCTCGCGTATTGTTCATATCGCATGAGGATCTAATGGATTCAGAAACCGCTGTTGCTGATCCAAAGAACACTAGCAACTCAAGAGTAGATGATCGTGGAACTGCTAAACTAAGAGCTAATGATATGGAAGAAGTTGTAGATACCCATGAGGCATCAACAAGAGTGATGCATCTACCTTCACAACCACATACACGTCCACTAG CTAAAGAAACTTTGTCATCTCAAAACAAGGAGCAGCACCAACCAACTCAGTCCTTTCCTAAAAAACGCAGGACGATTCGGGTGATGGGCAAACACCTTTCACAGTCACATGATGGGACTCAGATCTCTCCTCTGGATCAATCTTTAACAGGAGTGCGTGCCTCACCAAA GTACAGAAGCAAGGATTAG
- the LOC103847921 gene encoding uncharacterized protein LOC103847921, whose protein sequence is MRPICETCGNQGWKGLLVTCCKCRIACEHRYCMDKVSFEASVDFVCADCSKRPVQNRLSTASIKAAPSRIQKGKARVESSNPVPRWKKIPESSKMRLISPEEVRKLSSSGGNNSTFKVPKPVPARSPTGLTKLACFPRSRSLSSTVVARKTNHMLLPPPKRAESPRPLQIRSGVMQQSSKRQAVVEGSKLKVGGGAKDLGSKEICRSILSEKLLQLLPHRPALPPIWKGRIVDSATPSEFNGVFWAQPASVIRKKAYNLSKTIPVVLKVELVPIGSLLNDLFANRKPALSDVEMYIFPDDKNTIRFKEEHAYLFETMKRRNAMIRINVKDKPFLIFSSKVLDKSSQIIIEMQKKTKNFLWGVFLVTKKSLALVPGTSNQAAQRFDAGDVVDNTAKRQYRRERV, encoded by the exons ATG AGGCCAATTTGTGAAACATGTGGAAACCAAGGATGGAAAGGACTGCTTGTGACTTGCTGTAAATGCCGTATAGCCTGTGAACACCG TTACTGCATGGATAAAGTTTCATTTGAGGCCTCAGTAGATTTTGTATGTGCTGATTGTTCGAAGAGGCCTGTTCAAAACAGATTATCTACAGCGTCCATCAAAGCAGCACCCTCTAGGATTCAAAAGGGCAAAGCGAGGGTTGAATCTTCAAATCCAGTTCCCAGATGGAAAAAGATTCCTGAATCATCGAAAATGAGGTTAATCTCACCGGAGGAAGTCAGAAAACTTTCATCCAGTGGGGGCAATAACTCAACTTTCAAAGTGCCAAAACCTGTTCCAGCTCGTTCTCCAACGGGTTTAACAAAGCTTGCTTGCTTTCCAAGATCTAGGAGTCTGAGTTCTACAGTTGTGGCTCGCAAAACCAATCACATGCTCCTTCCTCCACCTAAAAGGGCTGAGTCTCCTAGGCCTTTGCAGATTCGTTCAGGAGTCATGCAACAATCTTCTAAACGACAAGCAGTAGTAGAAG GGTCAAAACTGAAAGTTGGTGGTGGAGCTAAGGATCTTGGTTCAAAAGAGATATGCCGATCAATCCTATCAGAAAAGCTGTTGCAGTTACTTCCACATCGACCAGCTTTGCCCCCTATTTGGAA GGGACGTATTGTAGATTCTGCTACACCATCAGAGTTTAACGGCGTGTTTTGGGCACAGCCGGCTTCTGTAATCCGCAAGAAGGCTTACAATCTTTCAAAGACGATTCCTGTCGTACTCAAGGTCGAATTGGTCCCAATAGGCAGTCTTTTGAATGATTTGTTTGCCAACAGAAAGCCAGCGCTTTCAGATGTCGAGATGTACATTTTCCCAGATGATAAGAACACAATAAG gtttaaGGAGGAACATGCTTATCTATTTGAGACCATGAAGAGACGCAATGCTATGATCAGAATCAACGTCAAGGACAAGCCGTTCCTGATATTCTCTTCGAAAGTGCTGGACAAGTCCTCTCAAA TTATCATTGAGATgcagaagaaaacaaagaacTTCCTTTGGGGGGTCTTTCTCGTGACGAAAAAGTCATTAGCACTCGTTCCTGGAACTTCTAATCAAGCTGCTCAACGTTTTGATGCTGGAGATGTGGTTGACAATACCGCTAAA CGTCAGTACAGGAGGGAGAGAGTTTGA
- the LOC103860571 gene encoding PLASMODESMATA CALLOSE-BINDING PROTEIN 1: MAALVLSLLLLAMAGHSSASWCVCKTGLSDTVLQSTLDYACGNGADCNPTHPKAPCFDPDNVRSHCNYAVNSFFQKKHQAPGTCDFSGTATPTNSDPSYSGCTFPTSASGSGSSTTVTPGTTNPKGSSTTLPGGNGNSPFSGTSSTNGVFGNNSTGINPDYTTESSAFALRNSSTFLTYLLLIALSGFCSFMML; this comes from the exons GTTCTTTCACTTCTCCTTCTAGCCATGGCTGGCCATTCTA GTGCCTCATGGTGTGTGTGTAAAACAGGGCTGAGTGATACAGTGCTACAGAGCACACTAGACTATGCATGTGGCAATGGAGCAGACTGTAACCCTACTCACCCAAAAGCACCTTGCTTTGACCCTGACAATGTTAGGTCTCACTGCAACTATGCAGTCAATAGCTTCTTCCAAAAGAAGCACCAAGCTCCAGGCACTTGTGATTTCAGTGGCACTGCCACTCCAACTAACTCTGATCCAA GTTACTCAGGATGCACCTTCCCTACTAGTGCCAG tGGCTCCGGTAGCAGCACCACTGTGACACCAGGCACAACCAATCCAAAAGGCAGCTCAACCACACTTCCTGGTGGCAATGGCAACAGTCCTTTTTCAGGAACCTCCTCAACCAATGGAGTTTTTGGAAACAATAGCACTGGGATTAACCCGGACTACACGACAGAGAGCAGCGCGTTTGCTCTCAGGAACTCAAGCACATTTCTCACCTACCTTCTCTTGATCGCTTTGAGTGGATTCTGTTCTTTCATGATGCTCTAA